In Sutterella faecalis, a genomic segment contains:
- a CDS encoding SurA N-terminal domain-containing protein, whose protein sequence is MLQAFREHKRWLMFIAMVLIIPSFVVTGIYSYNRMSQSDNAIVQVGEAKITPEQFDLAKREQLERLRQQMGESFRANILDNEQAREDILRMLMDDSAITQTVAKNHVMVSEAEAVALIKNADALKQDGKFSPELYEQFLRSQGKSDQQFVAQVQRDLEKEVLIAGVSNAYPVPKALVEQMHEILTNERQVRTLTINAADFLNSVNVSDDEVKAYYSAHLSEFLSPEHIKAEYIVLSPENFKDQKANPEDIKAYYEQNKNRWSIPEQRRASHILIEFGDDKAAALKKAEGILAEVKADPSKFAAVAEKESQDPGSASQGGDLSFFGKGVMTKAFEDAVFNAKKGDIVGPVETEFGYHIIYVTDIQAGSVEPFEAVKPEIEREYAEQMAIRTFSERADEFTNMVYEQSDSLEPTAQKFGLKVETVDFVTRNGVTDPELGRIINDRVAEALFGSECLKEKRNSNAIEVQSNTLVAARVVEYYPEKERALDDVKSIIGEKLRSQKAAEKAFEAGKAKLAELQNSKSLEGFSDEVWVSRQNQQGQETALINAELALESSKLPAYTGAKLANGSYAIAYVEAARTHQANEAELRGLARELGSIYGEADRAGYLEALKEAIGTKVLRPDFVKGEEKPAEQE, encoded by the coding sequence ATGCTTCAGGCATTCCGCGAGCACAAGCGCTGGCTGATGTTCATTGCCATGGTGCTGATCATCCCGAGCTTTGTGGTTACCGGCATTTACTCCTACAACCGCATGAGCCAGAGCGACAACGCCATCGTCCAGGTGGGCGAGGCGAAGATCACTCCCGAACAGTTCGACTTGGCGAAGCGCGAGCAGCTTGAGCGTCTGCGTCAGCAGATGGGCGAAAGCTTCCGTGCAAACATCCTTGACAACGAACAGGCTCGTGAAGACATCCTGCGCATGCTGATGGATGACTCCGCCATCACGCAGACGGTAGCGAAGAATCACGTGATGGTGAGCGAAGCTGAAGCGGTGGCTCTCATCAAGAATGCCGATGCGCTCAAGCAGGATGGAAAATTCTCCCCCGAGCTCTATGAGCAGTTCCTGCGCTCCCAGGGCAAGAGCGACCAGCAGTTTGTTGCTCAGGTCCAGCGCGATCTTGAAAAGGAAGTGCTGATCGCCGGCGTCTCCAATGCCTATCCGGTGCCGAAGGCGCTTGTTGAGCAGATGCACGAGATTCTCACGAATGAACGTCAGGTCCGCACGCTCACGATCAACGCGGCTGATTTCCTGAATTCCGTGAACGTTTCGGACGATGAGGTGAAGGCTTACTACTCCGCTCATCTTTCCGAATTCCTCTCGCCCGAGCACATCAAGGCCGAATACATCGTCCTTTCGCCCGAGAATTTCAAGGATCAGAAAGCCAATCCCGAGGACATCAAGGCTTATTACGAGCAGAACAAGAACCGCTGGTCTATCCCTGAGCAGCGCCGCGCGAGCCACATCCTCATTGAGTTCGGCGACGACAAGGCTGCCGCTTTGAAGAAGGCCGAGGGGATTCTCGCTGAAGTGAAGGCGGATCCCTCGAAGTTTGCCGCAGTCGCCGAAAAGGAATCTCAGGATCCGGGCAGCGCCTCGCAGGGCGGCGACCTTTCGTTCTTCGGCAAGGGCGTGATGACGAAGGCCTTTGAGGATGCCGTCTTCAATGCCAAGAAGGGCGACATCGTCGGTCCCGTGGAAACGGAATTCGGCTACCACATCATTTATGTGACCGATATCCAGGCAGGGTCCGTCGAACCCTTCGAAGCCGTGAAGCCCGAGATTGAGCGCGAATACGCCGAACAGATGGCGATCCGCACGTTCTCTGAACGCGCCGATGAATTCACGAACATGGTGTACGAGCAGTCCGACTCGCTCGAACCTACTGCTCAGAAGTTCGGCCTCAAGGTTGAAACGGTCGACTTTGTTACGCGCAACGGCGTAACGGATCCTGAGCTCGGCCGCATCATCAACGACCGCGTGGCGGAAGCGCTCTTTGGTTCTGAATGCCTGAAGGAAAAGCGCAATTCGAACGCGATTGAAGTGCAGAGCAATACGCTCGTTGCGGCTCGCGTTGTCGAGTACTACCCGGAAAAGGAACGTGCGCTTGACGATGTGAAGAGCATCATCGGCGAAAAGCTCCGCTCGCAGAAGGCGGCTGAAAAGGCCTTTGAAGCCGGCAAGGCGAAGCTCGCCGAGCTGCAGAATTCGAAGAGCCTTGAGGGCTTCAGTGACGAAGTCTGGGTTTCCCGCCAGAATCAGCAGGGTCAGGAAACGGCTCTGATTAATGCTGAACTCGCGCTTGAATCTTCGAAGCTTCCCGCCTACACGGGCGCCAAGCTCGCAAACGGTTCCTACGCCATTGCCTACGTTGAGGCGGCACGCACGCATCAGGCAAACGAAGCGGAACTCCGCGGACTGGCGCGCGAGCTCGGTTCGATCTACGGCGAAGCCGATCGCGCCGGCTATCTTGAAGCTCTCAAGGAAGCCATCGGCACGAAGGTGCTTCGTCCTGACTTCGTGAAGGGCGAAGAGAAGCCTGCTGAGCAGGAATAA
- a CDS encoding HU family DNA-binding protein translates to MNKTDLIKKVASEAGLSRSKASEAVEAMLDGIQEALGRNEDVVILGFGSFSVVDRAPRAGRHPQTGKPMHIPATRQARFKPGKTLKELVK, encoded by the coding sequence ATGAACAAGACCGATTTGATCAAGAAAGTGGCCTCGGAGGCGGGTCTCAGCAGAAGCAAAGCGTCAGAAGCCGTAGAGGCGATGCTTGACGGCATTCAGGAGGCGCTCGGGCGCAACGAGGACGTGGTGATTCTCGGATTCGGTTCTTTCAGCGTAGTGGATCGCGCCCCGCGTGCCGGGCGGCATCCGCAGACTGGCAAGCCCATGCATATCCCGGCAACGCGTCAGGCGCGTTTCAAGCCCGGAAAAACTCTCAAAGAACTGGTAAAATAA
- the lon gene encoding endopeptidase La: protein MNNQNSTLSAENPAVIGPLPVIPLRDMVVIPNSMTTVFMGRPLSVLAAEAAMRIHSGRVILLTQRDKGVDTPTPEDFWDVAVSGEIDQLLRLPDGSVKALVHGTERCRVTKWINASGFFKAEAEILQPEISPSDDLAAYSRTLLKSLQEYATNVKKFSPDHLKAVLEEKDPVRACDIAASFIPLSTPERLEYLRAASPVARFELLIGVLDRELESGQIEKRIQLRVKGQMEKNQREYYLNEQMKAIKKELGIEGEGEDGEDEDVALERKVREAKMPEAAESAALAELKRLKSMPPSSAEASVVRSYVDTLLDIPWKKKSRVSHDIERARRVLDEDHWGLEKVKERILEYLAVQKRVGKVKSPILCLVGGPGVGKTSLGRSIARATNREYVRMALGGVSDEAEIRGHRRTYVGAMPGQVIKHLIKAKVKNPLFLLDEIDKIGANHRGDPASALLEVLDPEQNNSFEDHYVECPFDLSDVLFVATSNSYDIPPALLDRMEVISLSGYTENEKVHIALRHLVPKQMRANGVKEKEARITEGAVRDIIRYYTREAGVRALERAIGKILRKIVLTELEAGKDKKLELPIVVDEKNLEKYLGVRRFSITVAQREPQVGIVNGLSWSEVGGDILTIEAVAFPGKGQVLRTGMLGDVMKESVEAARSVVRSRAQMLGLRSDIFANTDWHIHFPEGAIPKDGPSAGAAITTAMVSTLTHIPVRSDIAMTGEITLRGEVLPIGGLKEKLLAAQRGNVKTVLIPEENMKDLTEINEDALKGLEIVPVKRIEEVLRRALLRMPEPLSDEAFAASMPPPHAMVPPAPAMQTSA from the coding sequence TTGAACAATCAGAATTCAACCCTTTCCGCAGAGAATCCGGCGGTGATCGGGCCCCTGCCCGTTATCCCGCTGCGCGACATGGTGGTCATTCCGAACTCGATGACGACGGTCTTCATGGGCCGTCCGCTCTCCGTTCTGGCCGCCGAAGCCGCCATGCGCATTCATTCCGGGCGGGTGATCCTTTTGACGCAGCGCGACAAGGGCGTTGACACGCCGACGCCCGAAGATTTCTGGGACGTCGCCGTGAGCGGCGAAATTGATCAGCTCCTGCGCCTGCCTGATGGTTCCGTCAAGGCGCTTGTGCACGGCACGGAACGCTGCCGCGTCACGAAGTGGATTAATGCGTCCGGGTTCTTCAAGGCCGAAGCCGAGATTCTCCAGCCGGAAATTTCGCCTTCGGACGATCTTGCCGCCTATTCGCGCACGCTCCTGAAGTCTCTCCAGGAATATGCCACGAACGTCAAGAAGTTCTCTCCTGACCATCTGAAGGCCGTGCTCGAAGAGAAGGATCCGGTCCGCGCATGCGATATTGCGGCTTCCTTCATTCCGCTTTCGACCCCTGAACGCCTCGAGTACCTGCGGGCGGCAAGTCCTGTCGCGCGCTTTGAACTCCTTATCGGCGTGCTTGACCGCGAACTCGAAAGCGGCCAGATTGAGAAGCGCATCCAGCTTCGCGTCAAGGGGCAGATGGAGAAGAACCAGCGCGAGTACTACCTTAATGAGCAGATGAAGGCCATTAAGAAGGAGCTCGGCATCGAGGGCGAAGGCGAAGACGGTGAAGACGAAGACGTCGCTCTTGAGCGCAAGGTTCGCGAGGCCAAAATGCCGGAAGCTGCGGAAAGCGCCGCGCTTGCGGAATTGAAGCGCCTGAAGAGCATGCCGCCGTCGTCGGCCGAAGCTTCGGTCGTGCGCAGCTACGTCGATACGCTTCTTGATATTCCCTGGAAGAAGAAGAGCCGCGTGTCGCACGATATTGAACGTGCGCGCCGCGTGCTCGACGAGGATCACTGGGGACTCGAGAAGGTGAAGGAGCGCATTCTCGAATATCTCGCTGTGCAAAAGCGCGTCGGGAAGGTGAAGTCGCCCATCCTCTGCCTTGTCGGCGGTCCCGGCGTCGGGAAAACCTCGCTCGGCCGTTCGATCGCGAGAGCGACGAACCGCGAGTACGTCCGCATGGCTTTGGGCGGCGTTTCCGATGAAGCGGAAATCCGCGGCCATCGCCGTACATACGTGGGTGCAATGCCGGGTCAGGTGATCAAGCATCTGATCAAGGCCAAGGTGAAGAATCCGCTCTTCCTGCTTGACGAAATCGACAAGATCGGCGCCAACCACAGGGGCGACCCTGCGTCCGCGCTTCTTGAAGTGCTCGATCCGGAACAGAACAATTCCTTTGAGGATCATTACGTCGAATGCCCGTTCGATCTCTCGGACGTGCTCTTCGTCGCGACCTCGAACAGCTACGACATTCCGCCGGCGCTTCTCGACCGCATGGAAGTGATTTCGCTCTCGGGCTATACCGAGAACGAAAAGGTTCACATCGCGCTCAGGCACCTTGTGCCCAAGCAGATGCGCGCCAACGGCGTGAAGGAAAAGGAAGCCAGGATTACCGAAGGCGCCGTGCGCGACATCATTCGCTACTACACACGCGAAGCGGGCGTGCGTGCGCTTGAGCGTGCGATCGGCAAGATTCTGCGCAAGATCGTTCTCACGGAACTCGAAGCCGGCAAGGATAAGAAGCTTGAGCTTCCGATCGTTGTGGACGAAAAGAATCTCGAGAAGTATCTCGGCGTGCGCCGCTTCAGCATCACGGTTGCTCAGCGCGAGCCGCAGGTCGGCATTGTGAACGGTCTTTCCTGGTCCGAAGTGGGCGGCGACATTCTTACGATTGAAGCCGTTGCCTTCCCCGGCAAGGGGCAGGTGCTTCGTACCGGCATGCTCGGCGACGTGATGAAGGAGTCGGTTGAGGCTGCGCGCTCGGTGGTTCGCTCCCGCGCCCAGATGCTCGGACTCCGTTCGGACATCTTCGCCAATACGGACTGGCACATTCACTTCCCTGAAGGCGCAATTCCGAAGGATGGTCCTTCGGCTGGCGCGGCCATCACGACCGCCATGGTGTCGACGCTCACCCATATTCCGGTGCGTTCCGACATCGCCATGACGGGCGAGATTACGCTTCGCGGCGAAGTGCTGCCGATCGGCGGCCTGAAGGAGAAGCTTCTTGCGGCTCAGCGCGGCAACGTGAAGACGGTGCTCATCCCTGAGGAAAACATGAAGGATCTCACCGAGATCAATGAGGATGCACTCAAGGGTCTGGAGATCGTTCCGGTGAAGCGCATTGAGGAAGTACTTCGCAGAGCGCTTCTCAGAATGCCGGAGCCTCTTTCCGATGAAGCGTTTGCGGCATCCATGCCGCCGCCTCATGCGATGGTTCCCCCGGCACCGGCCATGCAGACTTCCGCCTGA
- the clpX gene encoding ATP-dependent Clp protease ATP-binding subunit ClpX → MAKRYCSFCGRDESQCSALFQGLHGELLCGECVRAMAAELKVEVPGKDAQKTEGENAQGEAAEKEVFPKKVPTPRELYELLDSYVIGQERAKRTLAVAVFNHYKRLMTQQDKHLKNLEDKVELQKSNVLLVGPTGSGKTLLAQTLARALDVPFAIADATTLTEAGYVGEDVENIVAKLVQAADGNIERAQKGIIYLDEIDKIARKSENPSITRDVSGEGVQQALLKLVEGTIASMPVKGGRKNPGKPMMEVDTSQILFICGGAFDGMERIVRHRTEKSEIGFSGTVIGKRDHDLSELYHQIDTSDLVKYGLIPELVGRLPVITVLDELDEKALIEILTKPKNAIVRQYKVLFKMEDVEIEFTPEALKAIAHQAIERKTGARGLRSIIEGILLDTMFEVPGRKDVAKVVVTEDAVSGKSRPEFILRAEGEVPPAPEAPAAS, encoded by the coding sequence ATGGCAAAACGCTACTGCTCCTTCTGCGGCCGCGATGAGTCGCAGTGTTCTGCGCTCTTTCAGGGCCTTCACGGAGAACTACTCTGCGGCGAATGCGTTCGCGCAATGGCTGCGGAACTGAAGGTTGAAGTGCCGGGCAAGGATGCGCAAAAGACTGAGGGCGAAAACGCTCAGGGTGAAGCCGCAGAGAAGGAAGTCTTTCCGAAAAAGGTTCCGACTCCGCGTGAGCTTTACGAGCTTCTCGACAGCTATGTGATTGGTCAGGAACGCGCCAAGCGCACGCTCGCCGTGGCGGTCTTCAATCACTACAAGCGCCTCATGACGCAGCAGGACAAGCACCTCAAGAATCTTGAGGACAAGGTTGAGCTGCAGAAGTCGAACGTTCTCCTCGTCGGTCCGACCGGGTCCGGCAAGACGCTCCTTGCGCAGACGCTCGCGCGTGCGCTTGATGTGCCCTTCGCGATTGCCGACGCGACAACGCTTACCGAAGCAGGCTATGTCGGCGAAGACGTTGAAAACATTGTTGCCAAACTGGTTCAGGCTGCAGACGGCAATATTGAGCGCGCTCAGAAGGGCATCATCTATCTCGACGAAATCGACAAGATCGCGAGAAAGAGCGAAAACCCCTCGATTACGCGCGACGTTTCAGGCGAAGGCGTGCAGCAGGCGCTCCTGAAGCTCGTTGAAGGCACGATCGCCTCGATGCCCGTCAAGGGCGGCCGCAAGAATCCCGGCAAGCCCATGATGGAAGTGGATACCTCGCAGATTCTCTTCATCTGCGGCGGCGCTTTCGACGGCATGGAACGCATTGTCCGGCACCGCACGGAAAAGAGTGAAATCGGCTTTTCCGGAACGGTCATCGGCAAGCGGGATCACGATTTGAGCGAGCTCTACCATCAGATCGATACGTCCGACCTCGTGAAGTACGGCCTGATCCCTGAACTCGTCGGCCGTCTCCCGGTGATTACGGTGCTCGACGAGCTCGATGAAAAAGCGCTCATTGAAATCCTTACGAAGCCGAAAAACGCCATCGTGCGTCAGTACAAGGTGCTGTTCAAAATGGAGGACGTGGAGATCGAATTCACGCCCGAAGCGCTTAAGGCAATCGCGCACCAGGCGATCGAGCGCAAGACGGGCGCCCGCGGTCTGCGCTCCATCATCGAAGGCATTCTTCTCGACACAATGTTTGAAGTCCCCGGCCGAAAGGACGTGGCGAAGGTCGTTGTGACGGAGGATGCGGTTTCCGGCAAGAGCCGTCCGGAATTCATTCTGCGCGCCGAGGGCGAGGTTCCTCCGGCTCCTGAAGCGCCCGCCGCAAGTTGA
- the clpP gene encoding ATP-dependent Clp endopeptidase proteolytic subunit ClpP, producing the protein MSLVPIVVESSGRAERSFDIYSRLLRDRIIFLTSEVNDQTASLVVAQLLFLESEDPDKDISLYINSPGGSVSAGMSIFDTMRFIRPKVNTICLGMAASMGAFLLAAGEKGKRYALPHSRIMIHQPLGGAEGQASDVEIRARQLTLIKRQMNELMAGFTGRTYEELVRDTDRDNFMSAQEALEYGLIDRVLTTRAEM; encoded by the coding sequence TTGTTCCTATCGTTGTTGAGAGTTCCGGCCGCGCAGAGCGCAGCTTCGATATTTATTCTCGTCTGCTTCGCGATCGCATCATTTTTCTCACGAGCGAGGTGAACGATCAGACGGCTTCGCTCGTCGTCGCGCAGCTTCTCTTCCTGGAAAGCGAAGATCCGGACAAGGACATTTCGCTTTACATCAACAGCCCCGGCGGCTCTGTTTCTGCCGGCATGTCGATCTTCGACACGATGCGCTTCATCCGTCCGAAGGTGAATACGATCTGTCTCGGCATGGCCGCATCCATGGGCGCCTTCCTTCTCGCCGCCGGCGAAAAGGGGAAGCGCTATGCGCTGCCGCACTCCCGCATCATGATCCATCAGCCGCTCGGCGGCGCGGAAGGCCAGGCGAGCGATGTGGAAATCCGCGCGCGTCAGCTCACGCTGATCAAGCGTCAGATGAATGAACTGATGGCAGGCTTCACGGGGCGCACGTATGAAGAGCTCGTCCGCGACACAGACCGCGACAACTTCATGAGCGCTCAGGAAGCGCTCGAGTACGGTCTCATCGACCGCGTGCTCACAACGCGCGCCGAAATGTAA